From a single Drosophila sulfurigaster albostrigata strain 15112-1811.04 chromosome 3, ASM2355843v2, whole genome shotgun sequence genomic region:
- the LOC133840650 gene encoding dynein axonemal assembly factor 10, whose amino-acid sequence MDKPQMIEHLHEAVNYTVYDTKWIPLSAKFVVLGSKPNSQGILDIYELNQEKLEKVKSVTKKSAFKCGTFGASSMRNRHLAVGDFEGRLQVLDLERPDMAVYNVKAHTGIINCIDAIGGTQLDCGAPEIVTGSRDGAVRVWDIRQGQEPVVDISPPPQMGDGINNSASTRRDCWAVAFGNTYNEQERIVAAGYDNGDLKLFDLRALAVRWETTLKNGVCGLEFDRRDIIMNKMAVTTLEGGLLVFDMRTQHPTKGFSWTEERNAGRSVGSNGIIQGPKATVWTVRHLPQNRDVFLTGSGTGSIRLWKYDYPDRRVIENSDGAKEGVAGKLQMVSAVTLSSQPVHSFDWHPDKLGLAVAGAFDQSVRVLITTKLNTL is encoded by the exons ATGGACAAACCCCAGATGATTGAGCATCTGCACGAGGCCGTTAACTACACGGTCTATGACACCAAATGGATTCCACTTTCGGCCAAGTTCGTGGTTCTCGGATCCAAACCGAACAGTCAGGGCATCTTGGATATTTACGAGCTAAACCAGGAGAAGCTGGAGAAGGTGAAGAGTGTAACGAAGAAGTCGGCCTTCAAATGCGGCACCTTTGGCGCCTCCTCGATGCGCAATCGTCACTTGGCTGTCGGTGACTTCGAGGGACGTCTCCAAGTGCT CGATCTGGAACGTCCAGACATGGCTGTGTACAATGTGAAGGCGCACACCGGCATCATCAACTGCATCGATGCCATTGGAGGCACACAGCTGGACTGTGGAGCACCAGAGATTGTGACCGGCAGTCGCGATGGTGCCGTCAGGGTGTGGGACATACGCCAGGGTCAAGAGCCCGTGGTGGACATCTCACCGCCACCGCAAATGGGCGATGGCATCAACAACTCCGCCAGCACACGACGCGACTGCTGGGCCGTCGCCTTTGGCAACACCTACAACGAACAGGAGCGCATTGTGGCTGCCGGCTATGATAATGGTGATCTCAAGCTGTTCGATCTGCGAGCGCTGGCCGTGCGCTGGGAGACGACCCTGAAGAATGGCGTCTGTGGCCTGGAGTTTGATCGCCGCGACATTATCATGAATAAAATGGCAGTGACCACCTTGGAAGGCGGTCTGCTGGTCTTCGATATGCGCACTCAGCATCCTACAAAAGGCTTTAGCTGGACGGAAGAACGCAATGCGGGACGCAGCGTGGGCTCCAATGGTATTATCCAAGGACCAAAGGCAACCGTTTGGACGGTGCGTCATCTGCCCCAGAATCGTGATGTCTTCTTGACGGGCAGCGGCACTGGCTCCATACGTCTCTGGAAGTACGACTACCCCGATCGTCGCGTCATAGAGAACAGCGATGGTGCCAAGGAGGGCGTTGCTGGCAAGCTGCAGATGGTCAGCGCTGTCACACTAAGTTCGCAGCCTGTGCACAGCTTTGATTGGCATCCGGATAAGCTGGGATTGGCTGTGGCGGGCGCATTCGATCAAAGCGTGCGTGTGCTGATCACCACAAAGCTGAACACGCTCTAA
- the LOC133840651 gene encoding small ribosomal subunit protein mS26 translates to MLRQLLNPMSVSAVKTGSNDFALEFVRWRRKPRWLPVAKSKVFRVPERKKQTEEERIELMRLHNQYKTQLRSVRQYLREEVIRHQETSTADHIVLTPEQEEAEFQRCLEVNADWNAKIAGEREVRLAKERDEKVAYVQERLEAGKLREEERRERADERIRFEIEQSKTFVTRANLDEAIEAALANPVDHNFAIDLAGNLYRGRGTQSLNN, encoded by the exons ATGCTGCGCCAGCTGTTGAATCCCATGTCAGTGAGTGCTGTCAAAACAGGCAGCAATGACTTTGCCCTGGAGTTCGTGCGCTGGCGTCGCAAGCCCCGCTGGTTGCCGGTGGCCAAGAGCAAAGTGTTCCGCGTGCCTGAGCGCAAAAAGCAGACGGAAGAGGAGCGCATCGAGCTGATGAGACTGCATAACCAATACAA AACCCAGTTGCGTTCGGTGCGACAATATTTGCGTGAGGAAGTTATTCGGCATCAGGAGACATCAACTGCAGATCACATTGTGCTCACACCCGAACAGGAAGAGGCCGAGTTCCAACGCTGCTTGGAAGTTAATGCCGATTGGAATGCTAAGATTGCAGGCGAACGCGAAGTGCGCCTGGCCAAGGAGCGCGATGAGAAGGTTGCCTATGTCCAGGAGCGATTGGAAGCGGGCAAGCTGCGAGAGGAGGAGCGACGAGAGCGTGCTGATGAACGCATACGCTTTGAAATTGAGCAATCCAAAACGTTTGTTACACGCGCCAATCTGGATGAGGCAATTGAGGCGGCTTTGGCCAATCCCGTGGATCACAACTTTGCCATCGACTTGGCGGGCAATCTCTACAGGGGGCGAGGCACGCAGTCACTGAACAATTGA